A single genomic interval of Stieleria maiorica harbors:
- a CDS encoding (Fe-S)-binding protein, which yields MRHDIKTAQHGPMGETMAKAVSTCVHCGFCLSACPTYQELGRETDSPRGRIILMKEVLEGSLPIETAAPHIDACLGCLACVPACPSEVPYGDLISPFRAIQEPKRKRTLAERFKRTLAQWTLPYPARFRMAARTGRLVKPFARLMPGPIRVMLELLPPALPKSIPLREVYPALGERRGRVALLAGCAQTVLDPDINAATIDVLNRNGVEVVVPKSQGCCGALSWHVGNLAQAQKFAKQNLDAFPSDVDAIVTNAAGCGSGLHEYALILKGTADESRAVEFTKRVCDVSVYLSRLGRLAPFPESQSTLTVAYHDACHLANAQGIRAQPRQLLQQVPGLKLLEIADGHLCCGSAGTYNIDQPEIADSLGRQKADNIVATEADVVAMGNIGCLTQIANHLERRDSAIRPRHTMQILRDAYQAT from the coding sequence ATGCGACACGACATTAAGACCGCCCAGCACGGCCCGATGGGCGAGACGATGGCCAAGGCCGTCAGCACCTGCGTCCACTGCGGGTTCTGTTTGTCAGCCTGTCCGACCTATCAGGAGTTGGGACGCGAGACGGATTCGCCGCGCGGCCGAATCATTTTGATGAAGGAGGTCTTGGAGGGCTCGCTGCCGATCGAAACCGCGGCGCCGCACATCGACGCCTGCTTGGGGTGTTTGGCCTGTGTCCCCGCCTGCCCCTCGGAAGTCCCCTATGGCGATTTGATCAGCCCGTTTCGCGCGATCCAAGAACCGAAACGGAAGCGAACGTTGGCCGAACGATTTAAACGCACACTGGCCCAGTGGACGCTGCCGTACCCGGCGCGGTTCCGCATGGCGGCGCGTACCGGGCGCTTGGTGAAACCGTTTGCCAGACTGATGCCGGGGCCGATCCGCGTGATGCTGGAACTGTTGCCTCCGGCGCTGCCCAAATCGATTCCACTGCGCGAGGTCTATCCGGCGCTCGGAGAGCGGCGCGGACGCGTCGCGCTGCTGGCCGGTTGTGCGCAAACCGTTTTGGACCCCGACATCAATGCCGCGACGATCGACGTGCTGAACCGGAACGGCGTCGAAGTGGTCGTGCCGAAGTCACAGGGCTGTTGCGGCGCGTTGTCCTGGCATGTAGGAAACCTGGCCCAAGCACAGAAGTTCGCGAAACAGAATTTGGACGCGTTTCCCAGCGATGTCGATGCGATCGTGACCAACGCGGCCGGCTGCGGCAGCGGATTGCACGAGTACGCCTTGATTCTCAAGGGCACCGCGGATGAATCCCGTGCGGTCGAATTCACCAAGCGGGTTTGTGACGTCTCGGTCTACTTGAGTCGCCTGGGCAGGCTTGCGCCGTTTCCCGAATCGCAATCGACGTTGACGGTCGCTTATCACGACGCCTGTCACTTGGCCAACGCGCAAGGGATTCGGGCTCAGCCCAGACAATTGCTCCAGCAGGTGCCGGGGCTGAAGTTACTGGAGATTGCCGACGGGCACCTGTGTTGTGGTTCGGCCGGAACCTACAACATCGATCAGCCCGAGATCGCCGATTCGCTGGGGCGTCAAAAGGCCGACAACATCGTGGCGACCGAAGCGGACGTCGTGGCGATGGGCAACATCGGCTGCCTGACCCAGATCGCCAACCACTTGGAGCGTCGCGATTCGGCGATCCGCCCCAGGCACACGATGCAGATCCTGCGCGACGCCTATCAGGCAACGTGA
- the rpsU gene encoding 30S ribosomal protein S21, translated as MVKLMVRDSETIQEAVRRFRKLVERSGIKKEMRRREHYQKPSEIRRRQKIQAERRNKRARMLGR; from the coding sequence ATGGTTAAGTTGATGGTCCGTGACAGCGAAACAATCCAAGAGGCAGTCCGAAGGTTCCGCAAATTGGTCGAACGCAGCGGAATTAAAAAAGAAATGCGTCGCCGCGAGCATTACCAAAAACCCAGCGAAATCCGTCGCCGCCAGAAGATCCAGGCCGAGCGACGCAACAAGCGAGCACGAATGCTCGGTCGCTAG
- a CDS encoding Mu-like prophage major head subunit gpT family protein, whose amino-acid sequence MSTGVASYKAIARDVTVKVKDGIKSATPFYPQLATIVPSTGASEKYSWLGSMPGMREWLGPRQFKQIEGADYELKNKKWESSLELLKDDIDDDQIGMLGNLGMQLGTEAAYHPDELMIDVMTAGESSLCFDGQYFFDTDHVWGDSGTQSNDLAKTVVDRDDITPAEFRTLWHEALVAMLGFKRDNGKPYMRPRIKQLDGLIIAVPLSMYIVAEKALNQPIVVEGGAGVSNFVVNKPMLLPLATMPDYKFDLYHTADPIKPFTFQARKPLKVQTKGMDDIEFKEMKVMTEARYNLGYLAWFKAVRTTISTA is encoded by the coding sequence ATGTCCACTGGAGTTGCATCCTACAAGGCGATCGCACGAGATGTGACCGTCAAGGTGAAGGACGGGATCAAGTCGGCCACGCCGTTTTACCCACAACTTGCCACCATCGTTCCGAGCACCGGCGCGAGCGAGAAGTATTCCTGGCTCGGTTCGATGCCGGGGATGCGTGAATGGCTCGGCCCTCGTCAATTCAAGCAAATTGAAGGGGCGGACTACGAGCTCAAAAACAAGAAATGGGAAAGCTCCCTCGAGTTGCTCAAGGACGACATTGACGACGACCAGATCGGCATGTTGGGAAATCTCGGCATGCAACTGGGAACAGAGGCAGCGTACCACCCTGATGAGCTGATGATCGATGTCATGACAGCCGGCGAATCTTCGCTTTGCTTCGACGGCCAGTATTTCTTCGATACCGATCACGTCTGGGGCGACTCGGGAACGCAGTCGAACGACCTGGCCAAGACGGTTGTCGACCGGGATGACATCACCCCGGCGGAATTCCGTACCCTCTGGCATGAAGCGTTGGTCGCGATGCTCGGTTTCAAGCGTGACAACGGGAAACCGTACATGCGTCCGCGGATCAAGCAACTCGACGGATTGATCATCGCGGTTCCGTTGTCGATGTATATCGTTGCGGAAAAGGCGTTGAATCAGCCGATCGTTGTTGAAGGCGGCGCAGGCGTTAGCAATTTCGTTGTCAACAAACCGATGTTGCTGCCGTTGGCAACGATGCCGGATTACAAGTTCGACTTGTACCACACCGCGGATCCGATCAAGCCGTTTACGTTCCAGGCTCGAAAGCCATTAAAAGTCCAAACCAAGGGGATGGACGATATCGAGTTCAAGGAAATGAAGGTCATGACCGAGGCTCGCTACAACCTCGGCTATCTCGCCTGGTTCAAGGCAGTGCGAACGACGATCAGCACCGCGTGA
- a CDS encoding phage portal protein translates to MIPLLMWGKKRRKRPPAEKKRWSERLGATIDTLAADLAPAWGNKRQSCRHRRRMMEKQISLLDKMGSHWPGVTESSLRDNRYIGSQVSPDGAIEDDLEELRERCVELYRGNTVAHSAVEGRVANEVGTGITCQPRVRESESISKERAAAINDKLKEVCKRWSDHGVDKRRRLSLPAIQRLICRTYAIYGEAFLILGQASFRGSIGLTIDVISPERVETPPEFMTDPQVRMGIRYSENDDIIGYYVRYTHPHEDGVRYSTDYEFVKRFDETGHARMIHIFDPMFPEQSRGIPWMATAMNRLKDLDDFFEAELIAKQIEAAFGLIFKHGERGGDPYDYALGATSNRPTSNEMKEQDVHPGFIHHTYDDSDVVTVDPQRPGSTFVPFVSSSQRTISGALAYPYELLAKDYKGVTFSSGRLSMLDGWMSFSMRQSVIIEQGLQPVYRRVVNDAVFIGEMDGLIDIVEYLEQPHIFERHKWTGQGKGFIDPDKEVRAHVRANEGGIETKSTIYGEKGEDWEDAEEQLDAEERKKTELRMDREVWENEEREKRGLPPLKRTYTENIGGASKESTDLDAETDAETEPADAEEPAGAGA, encoded by the coding sequence ATGATTCCGTTATTGATGTGGGGAAAGAAACGGCGGAAGCGTCCGCCGGCTGAAAAGAAACGCTGGTCAGAGCGACTTGGTGCGACAATTGATACACTCGCAGCCGACTTAGCGCCGGCATGGGGCAACAAGAGGCAGTCATGCCGTCATCGTCGCCGGATGATGGAAAAGCAGATCTCATTGCTGGACAAAATGGGATCCCATTGGCCGGGTGTCACTGAAAGTAGCTTGCGTGACAATCGCTACATCGGCTCGCAAGTCAGCCCAGATGGTGCGATCGAAGATGATCTCGAGGAACTCCGAGAGCGATGCGTTGAACTCTACCGCGGGAATACGGTTGCTCATTCAGCGGTCGAGGGTCGTGTCGCCAATGAAGTTGGAACCGGAATCACTTGCCAGCCGCGAGTCCGCGAAAGCGAGTCCATCAGCAAAGAACGCGCTGCCGCGATCAACGACAAGCTCAAAGAGGTTTGCAAGCGTTGGAGCGATCACGGAGTTGATAAGCGTCGTCGACTGTCGCTTCCGGCGATTCAGCGACTGATCTGCAGAACCTACGCGATTTACGGCGAAGCGTTCCTGATCCTCGGTCAGGCATCGTTCCGCGGCAGTATCGGACTGACGATCGATGTGATTAGTCCGGAGCGGGTGGAAACACCGCCCGAATTCATGACTGATCCGCAGGTTCGGATGGGGATTCGTTACAGCGAAAACGATGACATCATCGGTTATTACGTGCGTTATACGCACCCACACGAAGATGGCGTTCGCTATAGCACCGATTACGAGTTCGTCAAGCGATTTGATGAAACCGGCCATGCAAGGATGATCCACATCTTCGACCCGATGTTCCCCGAGCAATCACGCGGTATTCCGTGGATGGCTACGGCGATGAATCGGCTGAAAGACTTGGACGACTTCTTCGAGGCAGAACTGATCGCCAAGCAAATCGAGGCAGCGTTCGGGCTGATCTTTAAGCATGGCGAACGCGGCGGGGATCCGTATGACTATGCGCTCGGTGCGACATCAAATCGCCCGACTAGCAATGAGATGAAAGAGCAGGATGTTCATCCTGGGTTCATTCACCACACCTACGATGATTCAGATGTTGTAACCGTCGATCCTCAACGCCCAGGATCAACGTTTGTTCCGTTTGTGAGTTCATCACAGCGGACAATTTCCGGTGCGTTGGCGTATCCCTACGAACTGTTGGCGAAGGATTACAAGGGCGTGACGTTCTCGAGCGGCCGTCTGTCGATGCTCGACGGCTGGATGTCGTTCTCGATGCGACAGTCGGTGATCATCGAACAAGGGCTTCAGCCGGTTTACAGACGCGTCGTCAACGATGCTGTGTTCATTGGCGAAATGGACGGGTTGATCGACATCGTCGAATACCTTGAGCAACCGCACATTTTTGAACGCCACAAGTGGACTGGTCAGGGCAAAGGGTTCATCGATCCCGACAAGGAAGTTCGGGCGCATGTTCGTGCCAACGAGGGAGGGATCGAAACGAAGTCGACGATCTACGGCGAGAAGGGAGAAGACTGGGAAGACGCCGAAGAACAGCTCGATGCCGAAGAACGCAAGAAGACCGAACTCCGAATGGATCGTGAAGTCTGGGAAAACGAAGAACGTGAAAAACGTGGTCTTCCACCATTGAAGCGAACCTATACCGAGAACATCGGCGGCGCGAGCAAGGAATCGACGGATCTGGACGCCGAAACTGACGCAGAAACAGAACCGGCTGATGCCGAAGAACCAGCAGGTGCGGGAGCATGA
- a CDS encoding site-specific integrase, translated as MSKPRKNDSGAWTLVVQYAGQRRKLTLGKVPKSHVDDFCRNVEAIIEHVKYGGKSLGPRLQTWINNLADRHRLQLSEIGLFEYQTALTVGQLADLYVADYKKQSHADSTKTKVKSTVKNRLGKLREISLSDIEPVQRSARQNAEPVFSDAAKSTLADFNSWQRNHYSAATWTRDNKLLSSIGIWAVKHGYCDHNPFVGMPTASMVNEERLEYISAEMAIDAMEQCYSPDIRLTIAMGRFAGMRTDSEVRTMKWSHVDVDGGILTVIDSKKKEPRKMPLFQRIRDELERQRAVTGHTRYVASSDMRRASSSTNYQRIKEAVERSGQTAWPRLRQNLRSSCENDLLEIFDERLVTQWIGHTVTVSRKHYQKLRPSDYTNAIEVAASHGLNKVLDE; from the coding sequence ATGTCAAAGCCGAGGAAAAACGATAGCGGCGCTTGGACGCTGGTGGTGCAGTACGCCGGCCAGCGTCGGAAACTGACACTTGGCAAAGTGCCGAAATCACACGTTGACGACTTTTGCCGCAACGTGGAGGCGATCATCGAGCACGTCAAATACGGAGGAAAATCGCTCGGTCCAAGGCTGCAAACGTGGATCAACAACCTCGCCGACCGACACCGTTTGCAGCTATCGGAAATCGGTCTTTTTGAGTACCAGACGGCCCTGACAGTTGGCCAGCTGGCGGACCTGTACGTCGCGGATTACAAAAAGCAGAGCCACGCCGACTCGACGAAAACGAAGGTCAAAAGCACGGTCAAGAATCGCCTCGGAAAGCTGCGAGAGATCTCGCTATCGGACATTGAGCCAGTCCAGCGGTCCGCCCGGCAAAACGCGGAGCCGGTATTCTCCGACGCGGCGAAGTCCACCCTGGCCGACTTCAATTCCTGGCAGCGGAACCACTATTCGGCCGCAACGTGGACCCGCGACAATAAGCTGCTTTCGTCGATCGGGATCTGGGCGGTAAAACACGGCTACTGCGATCACAACCCGTTCGTTGGGATGCCCACGGCGTCGATGGTCAACGAGGAACGGCTGGAATACATCTCGGCCGAGATGGCGATCGACGCGATGGAGCAGTGCTACAGCCCCGACATCCGCCTGACGATCGCGATGGGGCGATTCGCCGGGATGCGGACGGATTCCGAGGTCCGCACGATGAAGTGGTCCCACGTCGACGTGGACGGCGGCATCCTGACCGTCATCGACAGCAAGAAGAAAGAACCCCGAAAAATGCCGCTATTTCAGCGGATTCGCGACGAATTGGAGCGACAGCGGGCGGTCACCGGGCACACCCGCTACGTGGCGTCGTCTGACATGCGGCGGGCGTCGTCATCGACGAATTACCAGCGGATCAAGGAAGCGGTCGAGCGATCGGGCCAGACGGCGTGGCCCCGGCTGCGGCAGAATCTGCGATCGAGCTGCGAGAATGACTTGCTTGAGATCTTCGATGAACGGCTGGTGACGCAGTGGATTGGGCATACAGTCACCGTAAGCCGGAAGCATTACCAGAAACTTCGCCCGAGCGATTACACCAATGCGATCGAGGTAGCAGCGTCACACGGCCTGAATAAAGTCTTAGACGAATAA
- a CDS encoding JAB domain-containing protein, with translation MNDDTRKRLAKRRYRFLSDPSHGWLRVPMADIVSLRLEDRISRFSYVRDAIAYLEEDNDAPAFIAAYVTEFGRRPSITEAPPANNASRVRGYGAWNRRNVLLNVELRRQRDKITNALPVFETRLAKIHEGSGRYETPITSTHIACDTLPGLLHDYFADRCDCEEFAIVTLNTKHVPTGVVRITRGTLDASLVHPREVFRAAIAASAAAIILIHNHPSGDTTPSREDKAVTDKLTECGKMLGITVLDHLVIGGDRATSIREAA, from the coding sequence GTGAACGATGATACCCGAAAACGCTTGGCGAAACGCCGCTACCGTTTCCTTTCCGACCCGTCGCATGGCTGGTTGCGCGTGCCGATGGCCGACATTGTGTCGCTGCGATTGGAGGACAGAATCAGTCGGTTTAGCTATGTCCGTGATGCCATCGCATACTTGGAGGAGGACAACGACGCGCCCGCGTTCATCGCGGCGTATGTGACCGAATTCGGCCGCCGGCCGTCGATCACTGAAGCACCCCCGGCTAACAATGCATCGCGTGTGCGTGGCTATGGGGCGTGGAATCGTCGCAACGTGCTATTGAATGTCGAGCTCCGGCGGCAACGTGACAAGATCACCAATGCCCTCCCGGTGTTTGAAACGCGTCTCGCGAAGATTCACGAGGGATCGGGCCGCTATGAAACGCCGATCACATCAACGCACATCGCATGCGATACGCTTCCGGGTTTGCTGCACGACTACTTCGCGGACCGTTGCGATTGTGAGGAATTCGCGATTGTGACGTTGAACACTAAGCACGTGCCGACCGGCGTTGTCCGCATCACCCGCGGAACGTTGGACGCGTCCCTAGTGCACCCGCGGGAAGTGTTCCGCGCTGCGATCGCAGCCAGCGCGGCCGCTATCATCCTGATTCACAATCACCCCTCGGGCGATACCACCCCGAGTCGGGAAGATAAAGCCGTGACGGACAAATTGACCGAATGCGGCAAAATGTTGGGCATTACGGTTTTGGATCACCTGGTGATCGGTGGCGATCGCGCAACGAGCATCCGGGAGGCGGCATAG
- a CDS encoding GP88 family protein: MAKTLVDTATGRPYLSAGVTLAPHNLSGHNVCAGASKGCAASCVLWFAGLRGTSTSRNAATRDTQWLFGHRRSFINQLNRDIANHVRRAERDQFVPVVRLNVASDLDWTDVIERWPGVQFYDYTKIRSRFASYLAGELPPNYALTFSRHERHHTATIASYLRRGGNVAQVFDVEYNPQCGRVGGAPRNGPHSWPTMAGDRWGQARHSSTVDRRPRRCCWFTLKG; the protein is encoded by the coding sequence ATGGCGAAAACGTTGGTTGATACTGCAACGGGGCGCCCCTACTTGTCGGCTGGTGTCACGTTGGCGCCGCACAACCTGTCGGGGCACAACGTTTGCGCGGGGGCATCGAAGGGTTGCGCCGCATCATGCGTGCTATGGTTTGCGGGGTTGCGTGGTACGTCGACAAGTCGCAACGCGGCAACGCGTGACACGCAATGGCTATTCGGTCATCGTCGATCGTTCATCAACCAATTGAACCGCGATATCGCAAACCACGTGCGACGCGCGGAACGCGATCAATTCGTGCCTGTCGTACGCTTGAACGTTGCGAGCGACTTAGATTGGACAGACGTTATTGAACGATGGCCGGGGGTGCAATTTTACGATTACACGAAGATACGCTCCCGGTTTGCGTCCTACTTGGCGGGGGAGCTCCCGCCAAACTACGCGTTGACGTTCAGCCGTCACGAGCGACACCATACCGCCACCATCGCAAGCTATTTGCGCCGCGGCGGGAATGTCGCCCAAGTGTTCGACGTCGAATACAACCCGCAATGCGGCCGCGTGGGGGGAGCTCCCCGCAACGGTCCGCATTCATGGCCGACAATGGCCGGTGATCGATGGGGACAAGCACGACATTCGTCTACCGTCGATCGACGGCCGCGGCGTTGTTGTTGGTTTACGCTTAAAGGGTAA
- a CDS encoding coiled-coil domain-containing protein: MAAKSTLIVELTSDEKRLLDGFRKSQAADDDFRAGLKKTGMEMESTGKAMVDAMLGAAKSSEVASDKIVKQLRGAGAEGKKLFGELSKTGKQSVDDILKKLDKVDSKLSAQARNILAEWSKVDQANKFEKTRAELDALGGDFKALGGEIKKAVEIPEDRIAAARQLVDELRKIDPTKADMIAKAMERARESVYQTRLDQFVSKLAGGNREAQELAKVLGVDMKDASLAAEGGIDGIAKKIIALRPELEASVNKWKADMAEAAKFGEGQYKQALDALRAGDKISQQVAEDIKSHLVSAGKIVERTFEDMIKPLEKINPTLAAEAKKWHKELEENEKKSKGSFGRISKYAIAEIASIATAYIGIQEAVQFVTETMREQQAVLQKASDSQKTLAAAQKDAQKNLAKFSEDHQKSLLLELVPATAKAAVFSDLAGLTKAIGDTASAGGTFEQIQQILPIAAGLTRETPDFVDETATAMADALYATKEKDVRLAVTKDLLTGSMSRVTDPGKLLRNLAPVKVAASEAVPEALRIESAMQSQAAFAAFTKAGADPQGDASQTAVIQFMARLRGFFKDLGKDATKAQAELDALKDPITATDRHRLSVLSDKEARAEQTSAQIQTLREQREAIQNRLDYEDIDSGTRRSLSVEKRRLTERLTGLRRVEFTDDERAQLSDLRMRIGDKEESYQAKRSELEGRIAAAQIKGFKGKAPILLFDQIRAIQNNPVLAEAFGDVSFGEQRFRSAGEQFISGGTAFQTALQTYDLLKREGRDTSIIDRLLSQERFLTPQQETAFLREKSAVGEAIRLGFDTYGGSMGQQREDLARTLAENRSDGYLSPFIEAFDETGIRSGFSLYGGTRLEETVSSIGKLARRRSAIRSGGVTELEAPRLQNIENEIDTFLRRVSSSISLSESPETLQALDSKYSRIGSAIRRNDYSRLSNGEFQSVNGNQAVFLRLEQALSDLAELQRLQLEAAKETAANTSPNQRRPTDSMRDSARASDRRRAP, from the coding sequence ATGGCAGCTAAATCCACTCTGATCGTCGAGCTGACGAGCGACGAAAAGCGTCTGCTTGACGGTTTCCGAAAGTCGCAAGCCGCCGACGATGACTTTCGTGCCGGTTTAAAGAAAACCGGGATGGAGATGGAATCGACTGGAAAGGCGATGGTCGATGCCATGCTGGGGGCGGCAAAGTCGTCGGAGGTCGCGTCGGACAAGATCGTCAAGCAGCTCCGCGGTGCCGGCGCCGAGGGCAAAAAGCTGTTCGGAGAGCTGAGCAAGACCGGCAAGCAATCCGTCGACGACATCTTGAAAAAGCTGGACAAAGTCGATTCCAAACTCTCGGCCCAGGCTCGCAACATCCTGGCCGAATGGTCCAAGGTCGACCAGGCCAACAAGTTTGAAAAGACCCGTGCCGAGCTGGATGCGTTGGGGGGCGATTTCAAGGCCCTGGGTGGTGAGATCAAGAAGGCCGTCGAAATTCCGGAGGACCGCATCGCAGCGGCGCGGCAGTTGGTGGACGAGCTGCGAAAGATCGACCCGACGAAAGCGGACATGATCGCCAAGGCGATGGAGCGTGCGCGAGAGTCGGTCTACCAAACTCGATTGGACCAGTTCGTCTCCAAGTTGGCCGGCGGCAACCGGGAGGCTCAAGAGCTGGCCAAGGTGCTCGGCGTCGACATGAAGGACGCATCACTGGCGGCCGAGGGCGGCATCGACGGGATTGCGAAGAAGATCATCGCGTTGCGCCCCGAGCTGGAAGCATCGGTCAACAAGTGGAAAGCCGACATGGCCGAGGCGGCGAAGTTCGGTGAAGGTCAATACAAGCAGGCCCTCGACGCGTTGCGTGCCGGCGACAAGATCAGCCAGCAGGTCGCCGAGGACATCAAGTCGCACCTGGTTTCCGCGGGGAAGATTGTCGAACGCACGTTCGAGGACATGATCAAACCGCTGGAGAAGATCAATCCGACGCTGGCGGCCGAGGCCAAGAAGTGGCACAAAGAGCTCGAGGAAAACGAAAAGAAGAGCAAGGGATCATTCGGCCGAATTTCCAAGTACGCGATCGCCGAAATCGCATCGATCGCGACCGCGTACATTGGGATTCAAGAGGCGGTGCAGTTCGTCACCGAAACGATGCGTGAGCAGCAAGCAGTGCTGCAGAAAGCATCGGACAGCCAGAAGACGTTGGCGGCGGCACAGAAGGATGCTCAGAAGAACCTTGCGAAGTTCAGCGAAGACCACCAAAAGTCATTGTTGCTGGAATTGGTGCCGGCCACGGCCAAAGCGGCGGTCTTCTCTGACCTGGCCGGCCTGACCAAGGCGATTGGTGACACGGCGTCGGCCGGCGGTACGTTTGAGCAGATCCAACAAATTCTGCCGATCGCTGCGGGGCTGACGCGAGAGACGCCAGACTTTGTGGATGAGACGGCGACCGCGATGGCCGACGCGTTGTACGCGACCAAGGAAAAGGACGTCCGACTGGCGGTCACCAAAGACCTGCTGACCGGGTCCATGTCACGTGTGACCGACCCCGGCAAACTGCTGCGGAACTTGGCCCCAGTCAAGGTCGCGGCGTCAGAGGCTGTCCCTGAGGCTCTGAGAATCGAGTCGGCGATGCAGTCGCAAGCGGCATTCGCGGCGTTCACCAAGGCCGGTGCGGATCCCCAGGGTGACGCATCGCAGACTGCGGTGATTCAATTCATGGCCCGATTGCGAGGGTTCTTCAAAGACCTGGGGAAGGACGCCACCAAGGCCCAAGCGGAACTTGACGCGTTGAAGGATCCGATCACGGCGACCGACCGACATCGATTGTCGGTGCTGAGTGACAAAGAAGCCCGCGCGGAGCAAACGTCTGCACAGATCCAAACGCTGCGCGAGCAACGGGAAGCAATTCAAAATCGCTTGGACTATGAAGACATCGACAGCGGGACGCGTCGCAGTTTGTCGGTGGAAAAACGAAGGCTGACCGAACGATTGACTGGTTTGCGACGTGTCGAGTTTACCGATGATGAACGTGCCCAGTTGTCGGACCTGCGAATGCGGATCGGTGATAAGGAGGAATCCTACCAAGCAAAAAGATCAGAATTGGAAGGGCGAATCGCAGCGGCCCAAATCAAGGGATTCAAAGGCAAGGCTCCTATCCTGTTGTTTGATCAAATCCGTGCGATCCAAAACAACCCAGTCCTGGCCGAAGCGTTTGGGGACGTGAGCTTTGGCGAACAGCGATTCCGATCCGCCGGCGAGCAGTTCATCAGTGGTGGGACCGCGTTCCAGACGGCGTTGCAGACATACGATCTGCTGAAACGTGAAGGGAGGGACACATCGATCATCGATCGATTGTTGAGCCAAGAGAGGTTCTTGACTCCCCAGCAAGAGACGGCGTTCTTGCGCGAAAAGTCGGCCGTTGGTGAAGCGATTCGACTGGGTTTCGATACTTACGGCGGCTCGATGGGGCAGCAACGCGAGGATCTGGCCCGAACGCTGGCGGAAAACCGATCGGATGGCTATCTGTCACCGTTTATCGAAGCGTTTGATGAAACCGGGATCCGTTCTGGATTCTCACTTTACGGCGGAACACGCCTTGAAGAGACGGTTAGCTCGATCGGAAAGTTGGCGCGACGCCGGTCCGCGATCCGAAGCGGTGGCGTGACCGAATTGGAAGCACCACGGCTACAAAACATCGAAAATGAAATCGATACGTTCTTGCGACGTGTCAGTTCATCGATTTCATTGAGCGAAAGCCCCGAAACATTACAGGCACTCGATTCAAAGTATTCGCGAATTGGATCCGCGATCCGCCGCAATGATTACAGCAGGTTGTCGAATGGCGAATTCCAAAGCGTCAACGGCAACCAGGCCGTGTTTCTGCGACTTGAACAGGCCCTCAGCGACCTGGCGGAACTGCAGCGTCTACAGTTGGAAGCGGCCAAAGAGACGGCGGCAAACACCAGTCCCAACCAACGCCGGCCGACCGATTCGATGCGAGACTCTGCGCGAGCATCCGATAGGAGGCGGGCACCATGA